One part of the Vitis riparia cultivar Riparia Gloire de Montpellier isolate 1030 chromosome 6, EGFV_Vit.rip_1.0, whole genome shotgun sequence genome encodes these proteins:
- the LOC117915991 gene encoding uncharacterized protein LOC117915991 isoform X3: MVSSGNNSNRGSSMLPADMPPLPHCLPLEPITLGNPKYTRSGELRKVLGVSLGSTSEDHSFGVAHSKPSPPVATEELKHFKESIIDTRKKARDRVKTFRDSIFKLDKYREALGSKKRQRTDLSERSGGANLLKVGSQISRNSHDIATQRLEERTKNVVLNKRVRTSVADARPEGRAMIISRQQMVKEKDRDLLKAGVGASVQIEEKVNRLPAGGEGWDKKMKRKRSVGAVVSRVLNGDRDTKRAIHPRLNAESKLRSGDAHSFRSRSSPGVSGMNKSEDSSEPASSNACTVRRNELDSVPLLRERTTAMEQRIVAKGNNNCRPNIHEDNPGGSPSRVIKGKISRAPRTGSVMMADSSPDVHSSSGALEGWEQPSITKVSLLGVVNNQKRPLSTASSSQPMAQWVGQRPHKISRTRRASLVSPVSNHDEAQVSSQGFVPSDFSAKISSNGTIGAIISSGVDNNIPKFKIELENVPSPVGLSESEESGAGGNKLKEKGNDSSENAVDAVHKVGSFILPTRKNKIIIREEVGSGMQKQGRSGRGSSLSKPNIPPMREKLENRPTEKPLQTMRPGSDKNKSKSGRPPSKKLTDRKTFTRAGQVLNTGSSDFTGESDDDYEDLLAAAKAANNTSNMACSSPFWKKMESFFASVSLEDVSYLKQQTRDSGDRQGSLSNQESSKADASCGTFDMRWRLDKVTPMYHRVLSALIEEDESEELYHNSEGKNLSFQYASDDSHCGSCNHFDGELKDRDRVEFEVESKEDSQSQKSSLLDRYSSDRSVASNTIRNQSLSNSLYNNEQSQGDDGLSHSDVGFIGDICQNDLGTPHPRQINNSGVSSFDCQYQLMCLDDRLLLELQSIGLYPETMPDLAEGEEGINQEIVTLKEKLYQQVGKKKTNMGQIDKAVQNGRDFERRDIEQVAMNQLVEMAYRKRLACRGSSASKSMMRKVSKQVAMAFVKRTLGRCRKFEDTGRSCFSEPALQDIIFSVPSCNSDAKSADCVGSGTASNTYNEACNHQPEALGSVTGAVSSNLERQDSHSDNLERDSSHVVQAITHSSGQVFLRAKKREMLLDNVVGSTVPSGVKGKSSERDNSVSGAGRSSLGSSRSERKTKKPKEKTNGLHGSSAEAGHTSSPSVGGFSQSAANASKKASREAGLVSPGNNPQGSSKEAEEPIDFSNLQLHELDLELSVSNDLGGHQDLGSWLNFDEDGLQDHDSMGLEIPMDDLTDLNMIM; the protein is encoded by the exons ATGGTAAGTTCTGGGAATAATTCAAATCGAGGGAGTTCTATGTTGCCAGCGGATATGCCACCATTGCCCCATTGTCTGCCATTAGAGCCGATTACATTAGGTAATCCGAAATATACCCGATCAGGAGAGTTGAGAAAAGTTCTTGGAGTTTCTCTCGGAAGTACATCAGAGGATCACTCATTTGGAGTTGCTCACTCTAAGCCTTCTCCTCCCGTGGCAACAGAGGAGCtaaaacattttaaagaaaGCATCATAGATACCCGTAAAAAGGCCAG GGATAGAGTAAAAACGTTTCGGGACTCCATATTCAAATTGGATAAGTATAGGGAGGCGCTAGGCTCAAAAAAGCGTCAACGAACTGATCTAAGTGAAAGATCAGGTGGAGCAAACTTGTTGAAGGTGGGAAGTCAAATTTCTAGGAACTCTCATGATATTGCAACTCAAAGGTTGGAGGAGCGAACTAAGAATGTTGTCTTGAACAAGCGTGTTCGCACATCAGTGGCAGATGCACGG CCAGAGGGTAGGGCCATGATCATTTCAAGACAGCAGATGGTCAAGGAAAAGGATCGAGATTTGCTCAAGGCTGGTGTTGGGGCCTCTGTTCAGATTGAAGAAAAGGTCAACAGACTGCCTGCTGGAGGTGAAGGATgggataaaaaaatgaaaagaaagcgTTCTGTAGGAGCTGTAGTTAGTCGAGTCCTAAATGGTGATCGAGATACAAAACGAGCTATACATCCAAGGCTGAATGCTGAATCTAAGTTGCGATCTGGTGATGCTCATAGTTTCAG ATCTAGATCTTCTCCTGGTGTTAGTGGAATGAACAAGTCAGAGGATTCTTCTGAGCCTGCTAGTTCTAATGCCTGTACTGTTCGTAGGAATGAGCTTGACAGTGTCCCTCTTCTAAGGGAACGTACAACTGCAATGGAGCAGAGAATTGTTGCCAAAGGAAACAATAA TTGCAGGCCGAATATTCATGAAGACAACCCTGGAGGCAGTCCTAGTAGAGTGATAAAAGGGAAGATTTCGAGAGCACCACGAACAGGTTCTGTCATGATGGCTGACTCATCTCCTGATGTTCACTCTTCATCTGGAGCTCTTGAAGGTTGGGAACAGCCTAGCATAACCAAAGTCTCTCTTTTGGGAGTGGTAAACAACCAGAAACGCCCGTTGTCTACAGCTTCATCTTCTCAACCCATGGCACAGTGGGTTGGCCAGAGACCACATAAAATTTCACGAACGAGAAGAGCAAGTCTTGTATCTCCTGTCTCAAATCATGATGAAGCTCAGGTTTCATCTCAAGGCTTTGTACCTTCCGATTTTAGTGCTAAGATTTCTTCCAATGGAACCATTGGGGCAATAATTTCTAGTGGTGTAGATAATAATATCCCAAAGTTTAAAATAGAGCTTGAGAATGTTCCATCTCCGGTTGGATTATCTGAAAGTGAAGAATCAGGAGCTGGGGGAAACAAGttaaaagagaaaggaaatgaTAGCAGTGAGAATGCAGTGGATGCAGTTCACAAAGTTGGGTCTTTTATATTGCCTACTAGAAAGAATAAAATCATCATTAGAGAAGAAGTTGGAAGTGGTATGCAGAAACAAGGAAGGAGTGGAAGGGGTTCATCCTTATCCAAGCCAAACATTCCTCCAATGAGGGAGAAGTTAGAGAACCGGCCAACAGAAAAGCCACTTCAGACCATGAGGCCTGGTTCTGATAAGAATAAGAG TAAATCAGGCCGCCCACCTTCAAAAAAGTTGACAGATCGGAAGACTTTTACTCGTGCTGGGCAGGTGTTGAACACTGGTTCCTCAGATTTCACag GTGAATCAGATGATGACTATGAAGACTTATTAGCAGCTGCCAAAGCTGCCAATAACACTAGCA ATATGGCTTGTTCTAGTCCATTCTGGAAGAAAATGGAATCTTTTTTTGCTTCTGTCAGCTTGGAAGACGTTTCCTACCTGAAGCAGCAG ACGAGGGACTCTGGTGATAGACAAGGAAGCCTCTCAAATCAAGAATCATCTAAGGCTGATGCTTCATGTGGAACATTCGACATGAGATGGAGGTTGGACAAGGTTACTCCCATGTACCACAGAGTTCTCTCTGCTTTGATTGAAGAGGATGAAAGTGAAGAACTTTATCACAACAGTGAAGGAAAAAATCTATCTTTtcaatatgcaagtgatgattcTCACTGTGGGTCATGTAACCATTTTGACGGTGAACTTAAAGATAGGGATAGGGTGGAATTCGAGGTTGAATCCAAAGAGGATTCTCAGAGTCAGAAAAGTTCTTTGTTGGACAGATACTCTTCTGATCGGAGTGTTGCATCTAACACAATTAGGAATCAAAGCCTGTCCAATTCTTTATATAACAATGAGCAGTCAcaaggagatgatggcttatcGCATTCAGATGTGGGGTTTATCGGTGATATTTGTCAGAATGATCTGGGTACACCGCATCCTAGGCAAATAAATAATTCTGGCGTTTCTTCTTTTGACTGCCAATATCAGCTAATGTGTCTGGATGACAGGCTTCTGCTGGAGCTACAGAGTATTGGCTTATATCCAGAGACAATG CCTGATTTAGCTGAGGGAGAGGAAGGGATTAATCAAGAGATTGTGACACTTAAGGAGAAACTGTATCAACAG GTTGGGAAAAAGAAGACGAATATGGGGCAAATTGATAAAGCTGTTCAAAATGGGAGGGATTTTGAAAGAAG GGATATTGAACAGGTTGCAATGAATCAACTTGTTGAGATGGCTTACAGAAAACGACTG GCTTGCCGGGGGAGCAGTGCTTCAAAAAGTATGATGCGCAAGGTCTCAAAACAAGTTGCCATGGCTTTTGTTAAGCGCACTCTTGGTAGATGTCGGAAATTTGAAGATACAGGAAGGAGTTGCTTTAGTGAGCCTGCATTGCAAGATATCATTTTCTCAGTTCCGTCATGCAACAGTGATGCAAAATCCGCTGATTGTGTTGGCTCAGGAACTGCTAGCAATACATACAATGAAGCTTGTAACCATCAACCAGAAGCATTGGGATCTG TCACAGGTGCTGTTTCAAGCAATCTTGAGAGACAGGATTCTCACAGTGATAATCTTGAGAGAGATTCTTCACATGTTGTTCAAGCTATAACTCATTCGAGTGGACAAGTTTTTCTCAGGGCAAAGAAGAGGGAAATGCTGCTTGATAATGTTGTTGGCAGCACTGTCCCCAGTGGAGTGAAGGGAAAGAGTAGTGAGAGGGACAATTCTGTATCTGGAGCTGGTCGCTCTTCATTGGGCAGCTCTAGGAGTGAGCGCAAAACAAAAAAGCCCAAGGAAAAGACAAACGGGCTTCACGGCAGTTCTGCAGAAGCAGGGCATACTTCATCTCCATCTGTTGGTGGGTTCAGTCAATCAGCCGCTAATGCTAGCAAAAAAGCAAGCAGAGAAGCTGGGTTGGTTTCTCCTGGAAACAATCCCCAGGGTTCATCCAAAGAGGCAGAGGAACCCATTGATTTTTCAAACTTGCAGCTACATGAATTAGATTTAGAACTTAGTGTATCCAATGACCTTGGTGGGCATCAAGATCTCGGTTCTTGGCTAAACTTTGATGAAGACGGCCTGCAAGATCATGATTCCATGGGTCTTGAAATACCGATGGATGACCTCACAGATCTAAATATGATCATGTAG